In Methylacidiphilum infernorum V4, a single window of DNA contains:
- a CDS encoding RNA recognition motif domain-containing protein, whose product MNRTRLYVGNLPFRISENDLREIFEQYGQVNEINLIVDKMTGQSRGFAFVTMESSQAAQSAINNLNGSSVSGRQIVVNEAKPREERPHRHRENSGRSRRG is encoded by the coding sequence ATGAATAGAACAAGACTCTATGTAGGTAATCTTCCCTTTCGAATTTCGGAAAACGATCTTCGAGAGATTTTTGAACAATATGGACAAGTTAACGAAATCAATCTGATCGTGGATAAAATGACCGGACAATCCAGGGGGTTTGCTTTTGTAACGATGGAATCGTCCCAAGCCGCTCAATCGGCCATCAACAATCTTAACGGATCAAGTGTTAGCGGTCGGCAAATCGTTGTCAACGAAGCAAAACCTCGGGAAGAAAGACCTCATCGACATAGAGAAAATTCCGGAAGATCACGCAGAGGATAA
- the argA gene encoding amino-acid N-acetyltransferase, whose amino-acid sequence MNVSDLRGILAYIPQFREKVFVIAIDGAIVACENFSNLVLDLAVLRSVAIKVVLVHGIAHQLKQLAVLLDTDLSDTTGIGVTDQKTFELSLMASSKVSFQILEALSSSDLKACITNAIVAHPFGIVGGIDYQLTGRVKKIDVPFIEHLLQKNIIPVISPIGYDGEGKSYRINSDAVAQSVAEALHAEKLIYLCPYPGILNEEGKLIRELDVAASQEFHKNCSKMLPEVIRSKLEHAIHACKNGVNRVHVLDGRMDEALLSEIFSNRGIGTMIYANQYESIRQARKKDIGAILKLIQEPIEADEILPRKGSDIARDLPFYYVFERDNQIVGCIAIYPYPKTSQAELGCLSVAKNYENQGIGRKLMKFAEKISSEQGFKQLFLLSTRAYVYFMQKGGFKEADPSILPLERKIKYEKNGRKSKVLYKALN is encoded by the coding sequence ATGAACGTTTCTGATTTAAGAGGAATCCTTGCTTATATCCCCCAATTTCGAGAAAAAGTTTTCGTCATAGCCATTGACGGAGCTATCGTTGCCTGCGAGAACTTTTCAAACCTGGTATTGGACCTAGCTGTGTTGAGAAGTGTGGCTATCAAGGTAGTCCTTGTCCACGGCATAGCGCATCAATTAAAGCAACTTGCCGTTCTCCTAGATACCGATTTATCCGATACCACGGGAATTGGAGTAACCGATCAAAAGACCTTCGAATTAAGTCTTATGGCTTCTTCAAAAGTGAGTTTCCAAATATTAGAAGCCCTCTCCTCTTCTGACCTAAAAGCATGCATCACCAATGCCATCGTTGCTCACCCTTTTGGAATCGTCGGGGGCATTGATTATCAACTTACAGGACGTGTCAAAAAAATTGATGTGCCTTTTATAGAACATTTATTACAAAAAAATATTATCCCGGTGATAAGCCCCATTGGATATGACGGCGAGGGAAAGAGCTACAGGATTAATTCTGATGCGGTCGCCCAGTCTGTTGCCGAAGCCCTTCATGCTGAAAAGCTGATCTATCTTTGTCCCTATCCCGGAATACTCAACGAGGAGGGGAAACTCATCCGAGAACTGGATGTGGCTGCTTCCCAAGAGTTTCACAAGAACTGTTCCAAGATGCTTCCCGAAGTTATCCGCTCTAAACTAGAACATGCTATCCATGCCTGCAAAAATGGGGTCAACCGTGTCCATGTTTTAGATGGGCGCATGGATGAGGCGCTTTTGTCCGAAATATTTTCCAATCGGGGCATCGGCACGATGATTTATGCCAATCAATATGAGTCCATTAGGCAGGCACGCAAAAAAGATATCGGCGCCATCTTAAAGCTGATCCAGGAACCTATCGAAGCGGATGAAATTCTACCCCGAAAAGGAAGCGATATTGCCCGGGACCTTCCTTTTTACTACGTCTTTGAACGCGACAATCAGATCGTGGGATGCATAGCCATTTACCCTTATCCGAAAACTTCTCAGGCAGAACTGGGCTGTCTTTCGGTAGCCAAAAACTACGAAAATCAAGGTATAGGCAGAAAACTGATGAAGTTTGCCGAAAAAATCTCTTCCGAACAAGGATTCAAGCAACTTTTCCTCTTGTCTACTCGAGCCTATGTTTATTTCATGCAAAAAGGTGGTTTTAAGGAAGCCGATCCTTCCATCCTGCCCTTGGAAAGAAAAATAAAGTATGAAAAAAACGGAAGGAAATCGAAAGTTCTTTACAAAGCTTTGAACTGA
- a CDS encoding class II fructose-bisphosphate aldolase, with product MIVTAAELFKVAYGKFAVGAYNINNMEQTHGLFRGAIQSQSPFIIQISRGARKYADKRMLEAMIRAAETIYPEAVFVVHLDHGDEATCYDCIDSGFYSSVMIDASHEPFEKNVEITRRVVERAHAKGVSVEAELGMLGGVEEDVKVEEGHACLTDPDQAKEFVELTGCDSLACAIGTSHGAYKFKGKQSIRFDVLQKIQQRLPGFPLVMHGSSSVPQSEIMRINAAGGKLDPSACGVNDNEYLPAAKLGVTKINIDTDGRLVWTRVHREYFRDHPEDFDFRGPGRVFMTEYANFIASRSEKLGSVNTLAEVRASILEQRKNKAA from the coding sequence ATGATTGTTACGGCAGCAGAGTTATTTAAAGTCGCTTATGGAAAATTTGCGGTGGGTGCATACAACATCAATAACATGGAACAAACCCACGGTCTTTTCCGTGGGGCTATCCAATCCCAATCCCCCTTTATTATACAAATTTCTCGCGGAGCTAGAAAATATGCTGACAAAAGGATGCTTGAAGCCATGATAAGAGCAGCTGAGACGATCTATCCTGAAGCGGTTTTTGTCGTGCATCTCGATCATGGGGATGAAGCCACCTGTTATGATTGTATCGACTCGGGTTTTTATAGTTCGGTCATGATCGATGCTTCCCATGAACCTTTCGAAAAAAATGTCGAAATTACCCGACGTGTCGTCGAAAGAGCTCATGCTAAAGGAGTGAGTGTAGAAGCAGAACTCGGTATGCTTGGAGGAGTAGAAGAAGATGTCAAGGTTGAAGAAGGGCATGCTTGCCTGACCGATCCTGATCAAGCAAAGGAATTTGTTGAACTGACAGGTTGTGATTCCTTGGCCTGTGCAATTGGAACGAGCCACGGCGCTTACAAGTTTAAAGGCAAACAATCCATACGTTTTGACGTTCTTCAAAAAATTCAACAAAGACTTCCGGGTTTCCCCCTTGTCATGCATGGGAGCTCCAGTGTGCCCCAATCCGAAATTATGCGGATCAATGCCGCCGGCGGCAAACTCGATCCAAGTGCTTGCGGAGTCAACGACAACGAATATCTGCCCGCCGCAAAACTCGGCGTAACCAAGATCAACATCGATACCGACGGCAGACTGGTTTGGACACGCGTGCACAGGGAATACTTCAGAGATCATCCCGAAGATTTTGACTTTCGGGGACCCGGTAGGGTATTCATGACCGAGTATGCCAATTTTATCGCCAGTCGTAGCGAAAAGTTAGGCTCGGTCAACACCTTAGCCGAGGTTAGAGCCTCAATCCTGGAACAAAGAAAAAATAAGGCAGCCTAA
- a CDS encoding DR2241 family protein, which translates to MNILEYWQGWLAENPLPIQVGELQLWEGYWICHKKDVLTDPLVPIPSLLDLKLKLRMDSKGLFRPLKGKPGMVRGWKFGPLDAESLFYALEGIYPLALTHWIGYKEKILLPVDFKSTIQRQVGMYQILEKGDETLIDRATREICLGQCLRQNLWWSNQPLIGSKPSSIPLVCLEACPFFLEQARKLLLKKRQPRCSA; encoded by the coding sequence ATGAATATTTTGGAGTACTGGCAGGGTTGGCTTGCTGAAAACCCTCTACCGATACAGGTAGGAGAGCTTCAGCTTTGGGAAGGATATTGGATTTGTCACAAAAAGGATGTTTTGACCGATCCCTTGGTTCCCATTCCTTCTTTACTCGATTTAAAATTAAAGCTCCGCATGGACTCTAAAGGCCTGTTTCGACCATTAAAAGGAAAGCCAGGAATGGTTCGAGGCTGGAAATTTGGTCCTCTTGACGCAGAAAGTCTTTTTTACGCCCTTGAGGGAATATACCCCTTGGCTCTCACTCATTGGATTGGGTACAAAGAGAAAATACTGCTCCCGGTTGACTTTAAAAGTACGATCCAAAGACAAGTAGGGATGTACCAGATATTGGAAAAAGGGGATGAAACACTGATCGATCGAGCCACCAGGGAAATCTGCTTGGGTCAATGCCTCCGTCAAAATCTCTGGTGGTCTAACCAACCGCTGATTGGGAGCAAGCCCTCTTCAATTCCCTTGGTTTGCCTGGAAGCCTGCCCTTTTTTCTTGGAACAGGCCAGAAAACTCCTCCTTAAGAAAAGGCAACCCCGCTGCTCTGCCTAG
- a CDS encoding CbiX/SirB N-terminal domain-containing protein, with translation MTASFHRVEWSKSVLVLAGHGSLYNPDAALPVYINAEKIRRKKIFKEVYESFWKEEPSFHQTLLSIQSPFIYVVPFFLSHGFFTARVIPTEMEIEGSLSRKGDKRVGYCKAIGENPKVAEIIIQAVYQSIQDKEDDIIKDGALLLVSHGTRKNAHSKETVYKHLDWIKKRNLFRECHVFFLEEEPRVSGWKEQVKSKFVFCVPFFISEGDHSYVDVPRLMGVTVKKGLPAAYSPQKIDGFYLWYTKSVGTLEGMDQIVLEQVAQFDEYFGVLAGLAC, from the coding sequence ATGACAGCCTCTTTCCATCGAGTAGAATGGTCAAAATCAGTCCTTGTTTTAGCCGGTCATGGTTCTTTATATAACCCCGATGCCGCTTTGCCCGTATATATCAATGCAGAAAAAATTAGGAGAAAAAAAATATTCAAAGAGGTTTACGAGTCCTTTTGGAAAGAAGAACCATCTTTTCATCAAACCCTTTTGTCTATTCAATCTCCCTTTATCTATGTTGTTCCCTTTTTTTTAAGCCATGGTTTTTTTACGGCAAGGGTTATCCCCACCGAGATGGAAATCGAAGGGTCCCTTTCAAGGAAGGGAGACAAAAGGGTTGGCTATTGTAAAGCCATAGGAGAAAATCCCAAGGTGGCCGAGATTATTATTCAAGCTGTATATCAATCCATCCAGGACAAAGAGGATGATATTATAAAAGATGGCGCCCTTTTATTAGTCAGTCATGGAACAAGGAAAAATGCCCACTCTAAGGAGACGGTGTACAAGCATCTGGATTGGATAAAGAAAAGAAACTTGTTTAGAGAATGCCACGTTTTTTTTCTAGAAGAAGAACCCAGGGTTTCCGGTTGGAAAGAACAGGTAAAGTCGAAATTTGTTTTCTGCGTCCCTTTTTTTATTTCCGAAGGCGATCATTCCTATGTTGACGTTCCCAGGCTTATGGGAGTCACCGTTAAAAAGGGCCTGCCTGCAGCTTATAGCCCCCAAAAAATCGATGGCTTTTACCTCTGGTACACAAAGTCTGTGGGAACCCTTGAAGGGATGGATCAAATTGTTCTCGAACAGGTAGCCCAATTTGATGAATATTTTGGAGTACTGGCAGGGTTGGCTTGCTGA
- a CDS encoding PdxA family dehydrogenase has translation MRIPTIGITLGEPAGIGPEIVAKALKSNQIPKRFDYKVIGPKAKFEAGKLSSSSAAAAWEALEEAYKLWEKKEIQAIVTSPIHKDNLFQIGFPYPGQTEFFAAKAGVPRDKVIMAMSSPKINLSLLSTHVSLYQAIKSITKDKIKLASVLLLEFLKKIKKKSNLTIAISGLNPHCGEGGNFGNEENETFIPAINELRNQELPVHGPVSPDSVFREVLLGKYDGVVASYHDQGLIPFKLVSFYSGVNVTLGLPLIRTSPDHGVALDIAGQNKADPRSLISAIKLACKLIPREKGG, from the coding sequence CAGGGATCGGTCCTGAAATCGTTGCAAAGGCTTTAAAATCAAACCAGATCCCAAAGCGGTTCGACTACAAAGTCATAGGACCGAAAGCAAAGTTTGAAGCCGGCAAACTCTCTTCTTCCTCAGCCGCCGCTGCATGGGAAGCGTTAGAAGAAGCCTATAAGCTGTGGGAAAAAAAAGAGATTCAAGCTATTGTCACTTCTCCCATCCACAAAGATAATCTTTTCCAAATAGGATTCCCTTATCCCGGCCAAACCGAATTTTTTGCAGCCAAGGCCGGGGTTCCCCGGGACAAAGTGATCATGGCCATGTCCAGCCCAAAAATTAATCTTTCCTTGTTATCCACCCACGTTAGCCTTTACCAGGCGATCAAGTCTATAACTAAAGATAAAATAAAGCTTGCATCGGTTCTCCTCCTTGAATTCTTAAAAAAAATAAAGAAAAAATCGAACCTCACCATAGCCATATCTGGGCTCAATCCTCACTGCGGCGAAGGAGGGAATTTTGGGAATGAAGAAAACGAAACTTTCATTCCCGCTATCAACGAGCTTAGAAACCAAGAACTACCCGTTCATGGACCGGTTTCTCCCGACTCCGTTTTTAGAGAAGTTCTCCTCGGAAAATATGATGGCGTTGTTGCCTCTTATCACGATCAAGGATTAATTCCCTTTAAGCTCGTCTCTTTTTATTCCGGCGTCAACGTCACCCTAGGGCTTCCTTTAATCAGAACCTCTCCCGACCACGGTGTAGCCCTGGACATTGCAGGCCAAAATAAAGCCGATCCAAGAAGCCTGATCTCCGCCATCAAGCTGGCTTGCAAACTCATACCCAGAGAAAAAGGTGGATAA